A genomic segment from Dietzia psychralcaliphila encodes:
- a CDS encoding ABC transporter ATP-binding protein, whose protein sequence is MTTAPTTPTALSCRGLHVARDAVPVLHGIDLDVPTGAWISLVGPNGSGKTTLLYALAGLVPSRGEVEVMGLAPRRAGRRKVARTVALMPQRPVVPEGVSARELISLGRTPHIPRFGTESPHDHQVVESVIDRLALHDLAPRIATTLSGGELQRVVLGRALAQEPRVLLLDEPTSALDIGHQQQVLDLVDSMRRESGITVVAAMHDLTSAAHYGERLVLLDGGRIVADGAPEEVLTVERVAEVYDARVEVLDRRDGRAVLPLREPGASA, encoded by the coding sequence ATGACCACCGCTCCGACGACGCCCACGGCCCTGTCCTGCCGCGGGCTCCACGTGGCCCGCGACGCCGTCCCCGTTCTCCACGGGATCGACCTGGACGTGCCGACCGGGGCGTGGATCTCCCTCGTCGGACCGAACGGTTCGGGCAAGACCACCCTGCTCTACGCGCTGGCCGGGCTCGTCCCGTCCCGCGGGGAGGTGGAGGTCATGGGGCTGGCACCCCGCCGGGCCGGGCGCCGGAAGGTGGCCCGGACCGTGGCGTTGATGCCGCAGCGCCCGGTGGTCCCGGAGGGCGTGAGCGCGCGGGAGCTGATCAGCCTGGGCCGCACCCCCCACATCCCCAGGTTCGGCACCGAGTCGCCCCACGACCACCAGGTCGTCGAGAGCGTGATCGACCGCCTCGCACTGCACGACCTGGCTCCGCGCATCGCCACCACGCTGTCCGGGGGCGAGCTCCAGCGGGTGGTCCTGGGCCGGGCACTGGCACAGGAACCCCGCGTGTTGTTGCTGGACGAACCGACGAGCGCTCTCGACATCGGGCACCAGCAGCAGGTTCTCGACCTGGTCGACTCGATGCGTCGCGAGAGCGGGATCACCGTCGTGGCCGCCATGCACGACCTCACCTCCGCCGCGCACTACGGCGAGCGACTGGTCCTCCTGGACGGCGGTCGTATCGTCGCCGACGGCGCCCCCGAGGAGGTGCTGACCGTGGAACGGGTGGCCGAGGTGTACGACGCCCGCGTCGAGGTCCTCGACCGCCGCGACGGCCGCGCCGTCCTGCCACTGCGCGAGCCCGGAGCGTCGGCCTGA
- a CDS encoding MBL fold metallo-hydrolase: MEIVLLGTGAADGWPNPFCRCGSCLDALRRGEVRGQTAALVDDELLIDCGPEVPGAALRHGRTLAGVRHLLITHAHSDHLGPQALLSRSWVEGTDELEVVGPPGALEVCRPWVGPGDPVRFVPVAAGDRIAVGGYDVRVLPARHRVFDDGDAVLYDVTGPDGVRVLWATDTGPWPAGWFAAVREAGFDAVFLEETLGDREDISDAHLGLGRFGRVIRSLRSVGAVDDHTDVVAVHLGHHNPPLDRLLPRLREHGARPGADGEVVSCGASGPTRIAPPTRQP, from the coding sequence ATGGAGATCGTGCTGCTGGGCACCGGCGCCGCCGACGGGTGGCCCAACCCGTTCTGCCGCTGCGGCTCCTGCCTCGACGCTTTGCGGCGCGGGGAGGTGCGCGGCCAGACCGCCGCACTGGTCGACGACGAGCTGCTGATCGACTGCGGGCCCGAGGTTCCGGGTGCCGCGCTACGTCATGGCCGGACGCTCGCGGGGGTCAGACATCTGCTCATCACCCACGCCCACTCCGACCACCTCGGCCCCCAGGCCCTGCTCTCCCGCTCCTGGGTCGAGGGGACCGACGAGCTCGAGGTGGTTGGCCCTCCCGGCGCGCTCGAGGTGTGCAGGCCCTGGGTCGGCCCCGGGGACCCGGTGCGATTCGTGCCGGTCGCGGCCGGGGACCGGATCGCCGTCGGCGGCTATGACGTGCGTGTCCTGCCCGCCCGACACCGGGTGTTCGACGACGGCGACGCGGTGCTCTACGACGTGACCGGCCCCGACGGCGTGCGGGTTCTCTGGGCGACCGACACCGGCCCGTGGCCCGCCGGATGGTTCGCGGCCGTGCGGGAGGCCGGATTCGACGCGGTGTTCCTCGAGGAGACCCTGGGCGACCGCGAGGACATCTCCGACGCCCATCTCGGACTGGGGAGATTCGGTCGCGTGATCCGGTCGCTGCGGTCCGTCGGGGCCGTCGACGACCACACCGACGTCGTGGCCGTGCACCTCGGCCACCACAACCCGCCACTCGACCGGCTGCTCCCGCGGCTGCGCGAGCACGGGGCCCGGCCGGGAGCGGACGGCGAGGTGGTCAGCTGCGGCGCCTCCGGCCCGACCCGCATCGCACCCCCGACGCGGCAGCCCTAG
- a CDS encoding TetR/AcrR family transcriptional regulator, with the protein MTNLRERKKADTRTRLSVAAVELLVAEGAEGATVSAIADRAGVSTRTFHNYFAHREDAFVHFLREQVAEWVRRVDQAPAGMSPLDVLRSIFRESYGRSQDDIVAAENLLVVGEQVVLLMNTEERPCAESILDPLYEAVCRRAPHLSAFRVRVIMDLGLAAGASVLRHQPPAGAPGQDADHDPTAFLDEAFDLLERGTGREFRGGSDRGGSD; encoded by the coding sequence ATGACTAATCTCCGGGAGCGGAAGAAGGCCGACACCCGCACGCGCCTCTCGGTGGCCGCGGTCGAACTGCTGGTCGCCGAGGGTGCGGAGGGGGCGACGGTCTCGGCCATCGCGGACCGGGCCGGGGTCTCCACCCGCACGTTCCACAACTACTTCGCCCACCGCGAGGACGCGTTCGTGCACTTCCTCCGCGAGCAGGTCGCCGAATGGGTCCGTCGGGTCGACCAGGCGCCGGCGGGGATGTCGCCGCTCGACGTCCTGCGCTCGATCTTCCGGGAGTCCTACGGCCGCTCTCAGGACGACATCGTCGCGGCGGAGAACCTCCTCGTGGTCGGTGAGCAGGTCGTGCTGCTGATGAACACCGAGGAGCGGCCCTGTGCTGAGAGCATCCTCGATCCGCTGTACGAGGCGGTCTGCCGTCGGGCGCCCCACCTGAGTGCGTTCCGGGTCCGCGTGATCATGGACCTGGGGTTGGCGGCAGGGGCGTCGGTGCTCAGACACCAACCGCCCGCGGGGGCGCCGGGCCAGGACGCGGACCACGACCCGACGGCCTTCCTCGACGAGGCCTTCGACCTCCTCGAACGCGGGACCGGGCGGGAGTTCCGGGGCGGTTCGGACAGGGGCGGTTCCGACTAG